A segment of the Mauremys mutica isolate MM-2020 ecotype Southern chromosome 7, ASM2049712v1, whole genome shotgun sequence genome:
GCCTCCAGAACCACCTCTGCTGGCCTCATTTATATTCCAAGCATGGCCATACTCACGAAAGGGCTCCTTCGCCAAAGCTTTTCACACATCAATAGGTCACAGATCAGGGACAACAGGAAGGGGACATTTCTGCCACACTCAGAGGAACTTCCAGTGCATGGGTAGATTGCACGGTcttttttgtttcctggtctgCACAGTTCTACTTCACCAGCCTCCCACATTTTGGCAGAAACAAGGGGCTGTGGAAAGTAGGAGTCAATGCTGGCACAGCAGTGGCTTCAGGGTCGGACATGGGGCTGCTCGCAGCACCCCATCATTCAGCCATGTCATGACAATTCCAGCCTTCCCCCATGACCATGGGGAATTGAGGTATTGCCTCAGCCCCTGTCCCAAACTCCACCACTGCTCactgcctctgaagcagctgaacTGCAGGAGCAGACAAGCTTTCACTCTCCCGCACTTAAGCCAAGCTACGTGGAGTTGAAAAAGGTCCGCTAGAGCAATAGACTTCAGATTCAGGTAGGCCTACAGGCCCTGACCAATACGGCGCACCTCTACCCCCACATCACACAAGgtgcagcccaagcccaactgAAAGAGGGAGGCTTGTCATGCCAGTGACAGTGCACATGTGGTAAGAGTCCCTGCTTCAAGTTTACAGCTGAGACCCAAGCAGGATCACCATTTCCAATCACAAGAGGAGTCCGTAGCTTCCTGAGCCCGACAAAAGGGTGGGAAAGGAGACAGGCACAAAAGTGTCTTACCCACAGTCGCATAGTGATtattggcagagccagaaatcaaACCCAGGTGTTCAGAGTCCCAATACTCTGTCGCATGGgccacaccacctctccccacagaTCATCTTCCTCTTGTAAAGCAGGAAGAAGGGATGTGTTTGGGCACCTGTCACAGATTGGTTTTGCTTCAAAAATTTTCCTGTTTCAAGGGTCTTGGAAGCTCAAGGAAGATGATCAGCAACTGGTGGATACCTCTTCTGACTGGGATGTGTGTGGCTTAGATTtaggagccaggacccctggctCTATGGGCTCTGGAAAGAgtgtcccccccactccctggggcttAGAACAGGGGGACAcatggagtcaggactcctgtgttcaattcccagctctaggaggggagtagGGACTAGGAGTCATTGAAAACTGGGTtttattttaccaaaaaaaaaaaaaaaatcacagtaaggCCAATAGCTGAATAAGGATTAAAACCAAGTTGAGACCCTGATAACAAGAGCATAGAGTTACAGCAGGCTGTGAAGAAACTACACCAGCAGGTTATTTCATAGTGGCCCTGAGACAGCATGCCAGAGTAGATGGGCCCAGTGACAAGAGTCTGACAATTACCAAGCTCCTGTATCTTGGCCAATTTCACTAAAGACAGAGCAAGGAACTGGGCACCAGAGGACCCGGTcccaaccccaaccctgccaTTCATGCATGTGATCTTGTGGATAGGTATTCCAAACattggggggggggacggggggacaCAGGGGGAACGGGACCTAACTCTTGGGCATTAAAGTGCACTGAGATTAAAGTGCTATCCATGTGATCAGAGCAGGCGACCTAGCTGCTGTTTGGTAACTGCAACCATCGCCAACACTGAGTTTCTTTTAAAGGAGTCAAAGATGGAAGGAGAGGCTGATGTTCAGCACCACACACCAGAGATTCAGCCACTAAATAGATCTGGACTGATGTCATTTTGTCCATTCACACTTGTTAGCTTTTACACAAGTGAGAGGGAATCCATCTCCATTTTACTACACCTCAGTCAACTGTGCCCATAGTACCACTGAAATGCTGTATCAGAGCTAGATGATCAACTGAAGTATGTATATGCAgccactgtatgcttttcctgagCCAAATCCACTAGGGAAACTGGCACCATGCAGGGATATTCTGCTGATCATACCCAAACAAATGATGTGCAATGCTTGGAAGAGGAAGAGCACACTGCAGTGAAGTGGAAGAAATGCTCCTTAGGGGACTAGTTTGAGAGGTTCAGTCATCTCTGCTCACATCTGCCATGGGCATGGGGACTGTGGTAGCAGTGACTGGATGAACCACGCCACCCAGTATTGCCTTGCAAGACTTGGTGTTTTAGCTAGCCCTTGGCTTAAAGGAGTGGACAGCACTACAGAGCATGAAGTATTAATTGAGCCAGTGACCCTTTAATGGGTCAATATGACAGCAGATCACGCAGTTCTCCAACCCTGTCCCAGCAACAGGAGTGTCAGAAATATCCTGCAGTTGGATTGCTGCTGTGGCACTGACCTCCCAGAGCAGCAAGGACCCTGTTTGTAAGGCTGAAGGCCTCAAGAAAAGCTGAGCTTTCAGGAGCACACACTTTCCATACAAATGTGCAAGGGATCATACCCCCAAACTCTGCTTTTAAGAAATATAGCCCAACTCCTGCAGTGGAGCACAGCACCACTTGTTGGCAGATGGTAACGGGTTTCCCCATCCAAGTCCACACAGAATTAATTAGGCCTTTATAAAAAACTGCTTTTATTCATTGGAACCTCCCCTCTAACGCAGTTTTATTCATACACAAAAAAGCAGTAAGAAATGGCTGCGGGTGACTGAACGGAAGAGCGTTTTACACATTATCATCAACAGAAATCGCTCCAATTTGGGGGGCAAGGGGACCCCAGACCACAAAACATTCAGATGTTAGAAAAAGATTCTAGGCACATGGCAAGTGAAAAGCAAATGGACCTTGAGTGTATGCAGTAGCAGGGCCTTCTCAGTGCCTACTGAAACCTCAACTACCCAATTAACCACTAACAACTCGCTACTGCCCCCATGGGGCATTCCAATACCCACACTTAAGAGGACAATGGACCCCACCCCTCCAGCATGCTTACCACTATTGTGTGGTATAGTAGCCCCTTGACAGAAACAATCCTCCCCAAGCCAAAGCCCTGACTTGGTGTATTACTGCTGGGGTTCACAGGGCCTAAAGATCAGCTATGGTACTTTCCTGCCTCTTTCCTCTGGTATGAAGTCATGTCCAAGGAGATCTCTAAAATCCATTTGCTTGCCCCTTGCCCGCATTCCAACCTACAGGCACTAGCAGTGCTGGAAAGAGTAGACTCAGAGAGCATTGCTCTCCTCAGATGGATTTAAAATCTAAgtcgcagagagagagagagagagagagagagagaaaaaataaagtaACAAACAGGTTCACAATATGGAGCCAGCGTTCCGACTGCATTCTTCAAGGGAAGAGTTGCGTCGCTTCACAGAACTGTCCGTTCTCCCAACATGGCCACCAGCCAGCTACAGGCAGGTTCCTGCTGAGGGAGTGTCCTCGCTGCATTCCCAGAGTCCTCCAATCTCACTGTGGGAGCCCCGGCAGCCCCTGCTTCAGAAGAGAGACTCCGTGCTACAGTGCCCTGAGAGCTAGTGTGGATTCTGCTACCGAAACACCAGTCGGATAGGAATCAGACATGACAAAGCCCCGAGCCTTCATTCTGAATAGAGTAAGGAGGAGGGTGTGAGATGTAATCTCTGGCACGTTCCCAGCAGCCTGGCTTCACGTGCCTCTCCCCTCCGATTCCTGGCTCCATAAGGTGAGATTCAGCATTTTATGAGACAattgaatagaaaaaaaatccatccttcAGTTCTGTGGTGGGGGTGGCGGAGGTGCGGGGGGCATGCCGAATGGTGGCAAGGCCggcacccccatccccatcatGGTGACGAAATTAGAAGGgtccatggggggcgggggagggggcggggcgtaCATCATGCCCGCGGagccaggcggcggcggcggcggaggaGGCGGGGCCCCGGGCGGCAGCGGAGGCTGGACCCCTGGCGGCAAAGGGACCATGGAGGGGTTGCCTTGCATCTGCGGGGCCCCCGTAGAAGCCGCcaccgcagccccctgctgctgccatggCGGGATGGACCCGGTGCCAGCgctcgtggtggtggtggtcgtCGTATCTGGGATTTAAAGAAGAAAAGGGTCACTTGAAAGGATCAAGGGTGAAACTCGGAGTAACTGCAGGTAAGGGAAGTGTCAGCCTCGCTAAAGGGACTGGACTGTCATGGGATGCAGGCTCACCACATGCACAGAGGGCACTACTGTTCCTGGGAGTGTAGGGAGCATTTTCTAGTGTCAGTCAGGGCAAGGGAGTCATATGGAGAACTCTACATGCAGAGAGCTATTTCCATCTTTGCTTTGGCACAGCTGACAGCTGGgcaagtggggtgcaggagtgtaGCTCCCAAAAGCAGCAGGGGGAACTAACTGCTATAACGGtgtttcctggccaatgggcagCGGACAGCAGCAATGGGGATGTGGAAATTGTACCACCCCAGCCTCTGCaaacatgctgccgtgctcccacCTCCCCTACCCCTCCTTCTACACCCATGTAACCATATGGGTGAGTGGGGTAGTGTCCCTTTCTCGCACGCATGCGGGATGGGGATGAAGGTAAGAGAATTGCTCTTACTCACTTTGCTGCCATGGCAAGGGAGTACTGGACGCCATACTGCTGCTGGGAGGTGGCGgcggaggctgctgctgctgctgccatggggGGAGAGGACCAGAGGGAGGCGGGGGAGGCTGACCACTGGGCGGAGGGGGCGGCGGGGCCATCATACCCATCGGCGGCGGCATCATACCTGCAAGGGAGAGGGGCGGCCGATTAGGGGCTGGGCATCGAGGCGACACTGAATTGTGACTTGGTTATGGGCTTGTGACACAAGACACTCACCTTTTCCTTGATGCAGGCGATAGACCCCAGAGCCCACAGGCGTATTTCCCAGGTACTGATCTTGAGGGAATGAAAGACCGCAGCCTTAGTGCCAGTTAATGAGACTAGGAgattctcccccttctcccccaacaaGTCTACTCATTAGCTAATAGCCCTGTCCACAGACAAGAGCCCATGCAGACACTGTAGCGCAGTAATACTCAAACTGTGGCTCTCCAGcctcaagtggctctttaatgtgtcttctGTGGCTCATGATATTCAaacactgatttaattaacaacCAATCAGGATACTTTTACCAAGTTATCAACTTGCACTAATTTATTAACGTATTTGCTGTGAgagtgtgcgtgcatgtgtgtgtaaaaaCACTAAATATTTTTCCTGTCATTCACGttgctgtggctcttttgggtaatgctgatcaCTAACTTGGCTCCTGAACCCCTGAGGTCTGAATATCTGCTGTAGCCTAAACCCCGAGGCTGTAAGGATAAACCCTTCTGCTTTGAGAGGGAGCATGCTGATTAGTGGAGTGCATCTTAACTACAGAGCACTCCCCCATGGCCAAACCCCAACACCAGTCCCTGCCCACGCCAATCCCCACGTACCCGCAATGCCTTGGAATGTACTTACCCATGTGGTGGGGGCCTGGGTGACCTGGAGGATGTGGCCCCTGGTTCATGGGTGGATGATGTGGCTGCATCCAGGGTGGTGGGCCATTGGGATTGTGCTGCATTGGATGGCCACCATGCCCACCCATGTTGGGCATGGGGTGGTGGAAGTTGTGAGGCCCACctggacccccaggtcctccatgCATCCCATGGTAGGGCCGGTTATCAGAGGGGCCAGAGTTCATCCACGGAGGACGGTTCTACAGTGGGGGAGAAAAAGGAGCTATTCAGACATCCCTTTAAATACAATCAAAGCCATCTTATGTACTTCAGAGAGgaaaagtggaaccagactgctaaCTATTAACTGTCGTATTACGGGAACTACAGGGCAGGACCAGACTTGGAGGGTCCATCTAGTGTCATATCCTGTCTGACAGTAGCCAGagacttcagaggaagatgcaagaaaccacACCCTGCATCgggcagatgtgggataacctGCTTGACATTAGGTCTCACCCTGTTCCTTACCAGTTATAGACTGGTGTAAGCTCTGAAGCAGGTGGTGTAACATCCCTGCCAAAGCTTGTTAACATTGACTActgtaactctggatattcttgatatctGTAGAAGTGTCCAATCCTTTTTGAATGTAGGTCACTTTCTGGACTCAATattatggcaatgagttccatggggcAATTATCTGTAGTGTGGAAAAGTATTTCCGTGGCTCGTTCTGAAATCGACACCTTTCAATTTCAGTGTTCCCTTGTGCTTGTACTGTGAGCCAGGGAGAACAAAAGCTCCTGATCTCCATTCTCTAGGTCATTCATTTATAGATCTATGTTCTCTAAACAATCCCAACGTTTTCATTCTCTCTACATGAGAATTTCCAACCCCCTCAACATAGTTTGGAGCACCCAAAAATAGGACAAAACCCAGAACTGACTGCACAGTTGTTTCTCTCCCTATGagccattcaaaaaaaaaaaagggggactGATTCCTGTCACCACCACTGAAAAGCTGTGGGACGGACACCACAATGCATAGGGATGGAGAAAAGGGGCTTATTGTAAGGTGTTTCCTTTCAAGCAAATACTAGTAGGTGAAAAGGCCCAATCACTCACGGGAGGAGGTGGGTTGTTTCCTGGTCCTGAGGGTCTGGGCCCACTTGACAGAGGTGTATTGGTGGGGCCAGAGGAAGATCCcacagatgctgggactggagcttCTCCCAATTCTGCCATCAGGGACAGGTATTCTTTGTCCATACGGGCTTTGTCCTGAGCAGACTGAGGGTCACCAGGTCTGGAAGCAAAAAGTAACATGCCActaagccagtggttttcaacctttttttttttcggtTTGTGGActcctaaaaaaatttcaaatggaggtgcacaCCCCTTTGGAAATTCAACCTGTCGTCTGCAGACCCCTACCATAGTAGTTTTTAGTCTAACTGAACAGTTGCACGTGCTTGACACGACATTTGATGCAGCATGAGAAAGGGTGTTAAATTGTGGGCTTCTATGGTAATTGCAACAATTTGGGGGTTTGACCTGTAGGTGGGGGCATTCACATACTTTTAATTGATCGGAAAACCAGAATGCCTTTTCTAGGATctaaatttttttattattatagtcACCTTTCACAGACCCCTTAGATAGTCTGTGGACCGGATGTTGAAAATCACTGCTCTAAGCCACACACACCAGATACCAGTGCTATGGGAGGGGAGTCCACTGTGAAGGACAGATGGATCCAAAGCTACATCACTCATCTCCTAGGCTTCATATGGAGTAAGCTGTCAAGCTAAATGAATACAGAAAACTGCTACCATGGATTGAGTGAGTGcctccatctagcccattatcccaTCTCCAGCATCAGCCACTAGCCACTGCTTCAAAACGTAGGTACCAGAAACCCTACAGTTAAGAAATAACCTATCCCAGGAAAATTCCTTCATCCCAATCAGAGGCTGGTTTGGATCCCCATTTCTAATCCCCATTAGGTATTGTATAGGATTCATTTCCAAGCCAAGTATTTGCTAACTCCTACCCCTTCCCTGGGTATTGTGCTAAGAGGAAGACTGATTTGTCAAGTGCTTCTGTGTTGGATAGTACATAATTTCCTAGGACTAGCAGGATGGTCTGCTGCAATTAGCTACCAAGACACCCTTCTGAAAAGCTATAGCATTCCAGCCACAGAGCCCATCTGCTACACAAATGATGAGCAGGCACAGCTGACAGAAGATTGCTCAAACAAGCTGGCCTGGGAGATTTACCTAGAGAACTTGCAATCAGAGGCAATGTGTCCAGCTCCTCCGCATTTTGTACACACAGTGGTGTTGGTGATGCTGCGGGTCTCTGCACTTTGCCATGGCCGCAGGATCCTAAGGGATAACAGCATAATTAGATCAGCTTGACACTCAAGCAGCAGTAAACATATGCAGCTGCACTGACTTTGCTACTTCCAGCAGGCAGGTACTTACCTGTTGTCATCTTCCCGCAGCGTTCCATTAAGCCGGGCCAGCTCACGCAGCTGCATCTTCCGCAAGTCGTTCTGGTCTTCTGGTGTTTCAATGCCTTGCTTCAGAATATTTCGGATCTGGAAGAGACATGTTGCTTAGTGGTATCGAGCTCAAACCCTCATCTGCCTTGGAGAAATTCAGCTCCCAAACTCAGGTCTACACCACTGTTAGAATTCCAGCTTCCCTACAGGCCAATGATAAAGCCAACCCCCTCATTCCAATTCCTTTACTATGTCCCGCCATATCGCTCCTATGAGTGGACTGCTGAGATTGAATCTTCCTCCAAAGTTCCTAGACAGGTCTTatttatttcatagaatcatagaatattagggttggaagggacctcaggaggtcatctagtccaaccccctgctcaaagcaggaccaatccccggatctttacctcagttcccccaaatggccccctcaaggactgaactcacaaccctgggtttagcaggcaaatgctcaaaccactgagctatcaccaCCTTGCCTCTTTAAAAGAATAAAGCAAGTATGAAGAGCAAGAGGCTGGCAATGGATTACAATGCAGGAGGCAAGCTTGAGTTGAGTTTCCACGATGTGATATTTTACCGCAGCTGAGACTGACTCCCCAAAATGTTTTCGGTTTGACCATCCCGAGCTTTGCATTTATACCTGTTCCACAGCCTTCTTCACATTCTCCATGGTGTTGGCAGTGACCAGAGCATGAAGAGGCTCATCTTCTCCAGGCAGCATCTGGCCATCTTTTCGGCCCACCTTCCCTTCCTTCACTGACCCCTTCCCCCGGATCATGATCTTGGCATTGCATTCCTTCTCAATATTCTTCAGTGTATTACCTCTGTAGAACAAATGGTTGTGTTATTCCCATGCCAACTGGGGGATTTCTCCACTCCCCCCTGATGCTACTTCACTCCCAATGTGACTGTATCACTGCCCCAAGTACTCTTCTTCATGTGAGGTCAGTTTTATCCCAATAAACACCCTGTTTAGAACActtctaggggtatgtctacacttaaaccgtTAGTGCAGCACAACtgcagctgtagcacttcagtataAACACTACTTATACCAACAGGAGGCagtctcctgttggcataggtaagCCACATTCCCAAAAGGCATTAGCTACATcactggaagaattcttccattgacccagTGCTGTCTACAATAAAGGTTAGGTAGGCATAAGcacatctctcaggggtatggatttttcacactcctgagagatGCACCTATGCTGGTGTAAATTCCCAGCATATATCTAGCACTAGGTCAATGCCAAGCGCACACTCCTCAAACACAAGGAATATTTCTGCATTCCCAGAGAAGGCGTAAACACACTATGTCAGACATGCTATCAAGGATGTCCTGTCAGAAGATAACATGACAGGTCGTCTGTTTCAGTGCCATGAAGTCCTACATTAAGATATGGGGGCTTGCACGGTGGAGACTAGACCTGGAATAGATTCCAAGCACCCACTGGGCTGCAAGGCGATAAAGCTACTTGGAGTGTTTTGCCTTTAAAATCCCATAGTACAGTCAGCCTGGCTCCTGAATAGACATGCTTTGAACCATTTTAAAGGCTGCCAGTTCTGCTCTGGTCTTGATGTGCTTTTACCAGCACCATCTCTCAAGCATAAGCAAATAAGCCAGCACTGTCAAACTCTTGGATTCCAAATTTGATCACCTCTGAACTGCTCTCATTTCACAGAGAGTAGCAGCAGCTCACCTGGGTCCAATCAGAAGCCCCACAAAGTTAATCTCAGGATATTCATCCTGTGGGATCATCACCTTATCACTCACTCGGGTTGCTGGAGGCCTGAAACAAATCAAAAAGTGAACATCAAGACCTGCATATAGCTAGTCAACAAACACCTCCATAAGGAACCTGAgccaactgagatcagaactcTTTCCCCAGTTCAGAATGCATTGGTAGTCCAGGGAAACACAGTGGCTATACACTTtatagcagtggtctccaaccttttccagcccaaaatcactttttgaatttaagggcaacccaggatctaccctgccccttcccccaaagccccatcttgctcactccatctccccccattgcttgctctcccccactctcactcactttcacctggCTGGGGTAGGAGTTTGGGAGAGGGTGTGGGTTctgaggggtttgcagtgtgggagggagctccaggctaaGCCTGGGGCCAGGGTGCaggaggtgaggggtgcaagctctgctctgggagggggctcaggctcaAGGCTGtaggagggggttctgggtgcaagaGGGTGTCAGAGTTGTGGTTTGGGGtgctgactctgggagggggctggagtgtggCCTCCCACCAGGCAGCACTTACTGCAGGCAGCTCCCGGTTGGCAGGGCAGCAAGGTGAAGGTAGATTTCCTGCCTGTCCCGGCCCCACGCCACTCACGGAAAGGGCCAACGTGCCCCTATGGGGGGCATGGGGCACGTAGCTCCGCatgctgctcctctctgccagcatcACCCCTTcagctgccaatgggagctgtgggggcagtgctggcAGACAGGAGCAGTGCACCAAGACCCCCgccccaccacctccctcgggaccacgctggctgcttccaggagcagcgcggggccaggACAGAGAGGGAGGAAGCCTAGTGGCAACCTCGCTATACCACCGGAGATCACAATCaactggttggtgaccactgctttaTAGGCAGATCCCAAAGAACTATTTACACAGCAGCACTTGTGCAGAGGAAGCTGTGACCATCTGTAAT
Coding sequences within it:
- the SF1 gene encoding splicing factor 1 isoform X6, which encodes MRCKGWKVRETRTPRAEETLMAATGANATPLGKLHPPPPPGKPGYPMPPPGPPGLVLPGPPPPPPPGPGQAQAALLGPMAAAAYPFAALPPPPPPPPPPPPPPQPQPPPQQPQPPPPPPPPPPPQQQQPPPQAAGPQPPPQYGQYRYPSPPPPPQGHEQPPPPPQQQQQDENGPGGGSNHDFPNKKRKRSRWNQDTMEQKTVIPGMPTVIPPGLTREQERAYIVQLQIEDLTRKLRTGDLGIPPNPEDRSPSPEPIYNSEGKRLNTREFRTRKKLEEERHNLITEMVALNPDFKPPADYKPPATRVSDKVMIPQDEYPEINFVGLLIGPRGNTLKNIEKECNAKIMIRGKGSVKEGKVGRKDGQMLPGEDEPLHALVTANTMENVKKAVEQIRNILKQGIETPEDQNDLRKMQLRELARLNGTLREDDNRILRPWQSAETRSITNTTVCTKCGGAGHIASDCKFSRPGDPQSAQDKARMDKEYLSLMAELGEAPVPASVGSSSGPTNTPLSSGPRPSGPGNNPPPPNRPPWMNSGPSDNRPYHGMHGGPGGPGGPHNFHHPMPNMGGHGGHPMQHNPNGPPPWMQPHHPPMNQGPHPPGHPGPHHMVPGKYACGLWGLSPASRKRYDAAADGYDGPAAPSAQWSASPASLWSSPPMAAAAAASAATSQQQYGVQYSLAMAAK